In Scatophagus argus isolate fScaArg1 chromosome 14, fScaArg1.pri, whole genome shotgun sequence, the following proteins share a genomic window:
- the gja2 gene encoding gap junction protein, alpha 2, which translates to MGDWNLLGKLLESAQEHSTVVGKVWLTVLFIFRILVLGAAAEKVWGDEQSGFTCDTKQPGCQNVCYDKTFPISHIRFWVMQIIFVSTPTLIYLGHILHLVRMEEKEKQKEKDLAAQIEKQHQLLGSKTKKAPVKDNQGHVRLQGALLRTYVFNIIFKTLFEVAFIVGQYFLYGFELKPMYTCDRWPCPNVVNCYISRPTEKTVFILFMLAVACISLLLNLVEMYHLGFTKCHQGLRYRRSQAASQAPKALTEAVVPFVPNYNYFAGHPAVPEPFPADSKYSMAEPNSAYSPYNSKVVYKQNRDNMAVERKGKAEEDVVKESKLSSPVFELPVENQRRNSQSSKHSNNKSRLDDLKI; encoded by the coding sequence ATGGGGGACTGGAACTTGTTGGGGAAGCTGCTGGAGAGTGCCCAGGAACACTCCACCGTTGTGGGCAAAGTCTGGCTCACGGTGCTGTTCATCTTCCGCATCCTGGTGCTGGGAGCTGCCGCCGAGAAGGTGTGGGGCGACGAGCAGTCCGGCTTCACGTGTGACACCAAGCAGCCCGGTTGTCAGAATGTCTGCTATGACAAGACCTTCCCCATTTCTCACATTCGCTTCTGGGTGATGCAGATCATTTTTGTCTCCACGCCAACTCTCATTTATCTGGGCCACATCCTTCATCTGGTTCGcatggaggaaaaggagaaacagaaagagaaggaccTTGCTGCCCAGATTGAAAAGCAGCATCAGTTACTTGGCAGCAAGACCAAGAAAGCCCCGGTTAAAGACAACCAGGGCCACGTGCGTTTGCAAGGTGCACTTCTGAGAACCTACGTCTTCAACATTATCTTCAAGACCCTGTTTGAAGTGGCCTTCATTGTGGGTCAGTACTTCCTGTACGGCTTTGAGCTCAAGCCAATGTACACCTGCGACCGCTGGCCTTGCCCTAATGTGGTGAACTGCTACATCTCTCGACCCACTGAGAAGACGgtcttcatcctcttcatgCTGGCTGTGGCCTGCATCTCCCTGCTGCTTAACCTGGTGGAAATGTATCATCTAGGTTTCACAAAGTGTCACCAGGGCCTTCGCTACAGAAGATCACAGGCTGCGAGTCAGGCTCCCAAGGCCCTAACTGAGGCCGTCGTGCCCTTTGTTCCAAACTATAACTACTTTGCCGGTCATCCTGCAGTGCCTGAACCTTTTCCAGCAGACTCAAAGTACAGCATGGCAGAGCCAAACTCTGCTTACAGTCCTTACAACAGCAAAGTGGTTTACAAGCAGAACAGAGACAATATGGctgtggaaagaaaaggaaaagcagaggaagatgtCGTGAAGGAGAGCAAACTCTCCAGCCCCGTCTTTGAGTTGCCTGTTGAAAATCAGCGCAGAAACAGTCAGTCAAGCAAGCACAGCAATAACAAGAGCAGGCTGGATGACCTGAAGATCTAA